AAGCATGAACCCGGGGTTGCACCCCGGGCTGAGGAGTAGCACCCGTTTCGGGGTGCTGGAGCAATCCCTACTTGCCGTCTTTTCGCTCAGCCAAAATCCGCAGACGGGCTACATCTACCTGGTCTTGATCCCGATATGTTCCCTTACTCGCAATCAAATCGCGAAGACTCAGGTAAGGAACCGTTATACCGGAGATTTCCCTTTTCTGGGCATGGGGTATGGCTTCGGAATAAGTGACACTCCATGCCCGTCGACTGACATCAACTTCAACTTCATCAGCCACTTTGATAACAACATTTTCCTCGAAGTCCTGCAACGTCAACTCCCTTGCGGCATGGTCCTCCAACTCGGAAAGTGCATCAATGATGCGTTGGTAATTAGCGGCGGATTCTTCGATCAGGATGTCCACATCTTCTGTTGTTCGCACCATACCGTGAAGAATGCAGGCATATCCCCCAATGACCAGATAGTTTGCTTCATACCTGTTCAGCAAGGAACAAACACGCAACAACGCCAGGACATTCGCTGAATTATCAAGGGTTTCTGCCATGTCACCACAACCTCGGGTTCGACTGGGATTGGCGCCAAGCGGCATAGGCTTCCCATGATTTGGCTTTATAAACAAAACCGCGGGGACGAGGAAAAGGGTTGATCCGATTCATATCCTGGATCAGTTTTTCTGCCCTAAAATAATTCGCAACAGGATCATTGCTGGCATGATCCCCGGTTCTTTGTCCCACAATCTTCATTTTTGGATTATGAACAGCCCCCCCTCCTCGAGCAATAGAAATGTGACAATGTTTCACTGGCGTCCCATCGGTCTGCCAAGGCTGTAGCGGTTACGCATGTAGGTTGTTAGATGAAATGCAAAGAGTTTTTCACATCGCGAAGAACGCAATGGAGGATAAAATGTCAGTCTAGGTGGCGTTCGCCGTCCCTGGCGAACGATTCCCTGCCCATAATTGACAATCAGCCGCCGGGGACGTCGGCTGCCACCAAGATTGACACCGACACCCATTCGACAAAGCTCAGGGCAGGCGGCGGATACTACAGCGCGGAATTTTTCCTGAATCTCCATCACCTGCATATCTATTGCGCAAACGTCATTTGATAGTTTGTGCAATAGATAATGCCTGTCAATTTCCAGGCAAGACCGGCAGCGTTGGTCATGATTCGGAGCAGAAAAGATAATTTGAACAGAAGTCGCAAAGCCCGCGAAGAGGAATATTGTTTTGCCTGCGGCGCAAACGCCAGGGTTTTGAATTTACTAATATTTATGCTGGCGCGGCGTACTCGCCGCACCAGCCTTCTCATCCTACCTTCTGTTCAAACTCTTCATCTTCGTTACGGTTATGCCGGGTTAGGGGGAGGAATAGGCTGTGGTTCCGGCTCGGCTTCCAAGACCGGTACCGGCGTGGGATCAGGAATAGACACCAGCGGCGGAACCAGAGGCTGAAAAACGGACTCATCCGGTATTACCAAGGCTGGCGGGGGTTCAGGCATAACCTCCGGTGTTGGCGTCACCGGTATGGCCGGTTCCGGCTCCAAGGCCGGCCCACTTAATGGAGGGTTTTGCTCTGTCAAAACCACTCCTGTCGCAGGCGCCGACGGAGCGGCGCCCTCCATTGAAGTCGCCTCAAAGGTCGGCGGCGGCTCAGGCGTAATGGCCGGTTCCGGCTCCAAGACCGG
The sequence above is drawn from the bacterium genome and encodes:
- a CDS encoding nucleotidyltransferase, encoding MAETLDNSANVLALLRVCSLLNRYEANYLVIGGYACILHGMVRTTEDVDILIEESAANYQRIIDALSELEDHAARELTLQDFEENVVIKVADEVEVDVSRRAWSVTYSEAIPHAQKREISGITVPYLSLRDLIASKGTYRDQDQVDVARLRILAERKDGK